The Daucus carota subsp. sativus chromosome 9, DH1 v3.0, whole genome shotgun sequence genome window below encodes:
- the LOC108202063 gene encoding vacuolar iron transporter homolog 1-like: protein MACVEHIPPYLSSTNNTKYKYILKFLRNLFLIMAVAIKVHDHPSKDLEEQATKALETEEAFDYSKRSQWLRAAVLGANDGLLSTAALMMGVGAVRRDNKTMILTGIAGLVAGACSMAIGEFVSVYSQYDTEMEQIKREAMHGNVGKAEIEAKEKKLPSPLKAAAASALMFAVGAIVPLLAAAFVMDYHVRLMVVIGSVSFALIGFGGLSAKLGKAPVIKSISRVLIGGWLAMGITFGLTKLVGSTGL from the coding sequence ATGGCGTGTGTCGAGCACATTCCGCCATATCTATCTTCAACAAATAATACAAAGTACAAAtacattctcaaatttctcagaAACCTTTTTCTGATCATGGCAGTAGCCATCAAAGTTCATGATCATCCAAGCAAAGACCTCGAAGAACAAGCCACAAAAGCACTCGAAACAGAGGAGGCATTTGATTATTCCAAAAGATCACAGTGGCTTAGAGCCGCGGTGCTGGGAGCAAACGATGGCCTGCTCTCAACCGCGGCTCTGATGATGGGAGTAGGAGCTGTTAGAAGAGATAACAAGACCATGATCCTCACTGGGATTGCCGGGCTAGTTGCAGGTGCTTGTAGCATGGCCATTGGTGAATTCGTGTCAGTATATTCTCAATACGACACAGAGATGGAACAAATAAAGAGGGAGGCCATGCATGGAAATGTTGGGAAGGCTGAGATAGAGGCAAAGGAAAAGAAGTTGCCGAGTCCTCTTAAAGCAGCCGCTGCATCAGCATTGATGTTTGCTGTAGGAGCCATCGTGCCCCTGCTGGCTGCAGCGTTTGTGATGGACTATCATGTGCGGTTGATGGTGGTAATAGGATCAGTAAGCTTTGCACTGATAGGGTTTGGAGGTCTGAGTGCCAAGCTAGGGAAAGCCCCTGTGATTAAGTCTATATCTAGAGTTCTAATCGGAGGATGGTTAGCCATGGGGATCACTTTCGGATTAACCAAATTAGTAGGTTCTACTGGATTGTAA
- the LOC108201059 gene encoding pentatricopeptide repeat-containing protein At1g63330-like: MTMIMRRAFTTCFFSNTLLRFPIHATTNTITTIPLLRLHSLSQYHTCPNPNHIPNHLSEFEQLLLEKSRVGFDKLDDALRVFDKMLRKKPLPSVIDFTQLLAALVKMKHYSAAVSVFSKMCSFNIAVDIVTYSTVINCCCHLKRVDYAFALLAAIFKRGFVPNVVTYTTLLRGLISQDKFLEAELLFKNLLKHNQVEPNAVIFNTIINGQCKTGNTSQAMMLLRYMEKKGCMPNVVNYSTIIDSLSKDRLVDDALGLLGEMSDRGIQPNVVTYSSLIQGLCNLNRWDDITQLLKDMNRHKISPGKHTYSILVDAHARDGKVRDAEYLIELMIRRGQNPDVVTYSALMDGYCLRGELDKASVVLRTMRNKGISPDAHTYSIFINGFCKKTKVDTAIHLLEEMTLKGLTPTVEAYNTILDGLFRTLRLDEAHKFYKKMLNKGVKLNVVTCGILLHGLCWNGLVGEAMSMFHKMESCGFVPNIQICNILIHGLFKDGKVDEARNLFQNILLKGLRPSVITYNSMIQGFCQEGLLDEAYKILLEMEEHNCLPTEATYNILIRGCFKNKMYDGGCLFIDDMVAHGFKADASTASIVFDLLQLKEQDPALLALQKKFMP; encoded by the coding sequence ATGACCATGATAATGAGGAGGGCTTTTACCACTTGCTTCTTTTCGAACACTCTTCTCAGATTTCCGATACATGCTACTACTAATACTATTACTACTATTCCGTTGCTTAGATTGCATTCACTTTCTCAATATCACACTTGCCCTAACCCTAATCACATACCCAATCATCTTTCGGAATTTGAACAATTATTGTTGGAGAAATCTAGAGTTGGTTTTGATAAGCTGGATGATGCTCTTcgagtgtttgataaaatgctcCGTAAGAAACCTCTGCCTAGTGTCATCGACTTTACTCAACTCTTAGCCGCCCTTGTCAAGATGAAACATTACTCTGCGGCTGTTTCCGTCTTTTCAAAGATGTGCTCTTTTAACATTGCTGTTGATATAGTTACTTATAGTACTGTCATCAACTGTTGTTGTCATTTGAAACGAGTTGATTATGCCTTTGCGCTGTTGGCTGCCATCTTTAAGCGTGGTTTTGTCCCGAATGTTGTTACCTACACAACTCTTCTCAGGGGACTCATTTCCCAGGACAAGTTTCTTGAGGCTGAGCTTCTCTTTAAGAACCTTCTCAAGCACAATCAAGTTGAGCCCAATGCAGTTATCTTTAACACCATTATTAATGGCCAGTGCAAAACAGGCAACACTTCCCAGGCTATGATGTTGCTTAGATACATGGAGAAGAAAGGTTGTATGCCGAACGTAGTAAATTATAGCACTATTATTGATAGTTTGTCCAAAGACAGATTAGTCGATGATGCTCTGGGTCTTCTTGGCGAAATGAGCGACAGAGGCATTCAACCAAATGTTGTAACCTACAGCTCGTTAATTCAAGGTCTGTGCAACCTTAACCGATGGGATGATATAACACAATTGTTAAAAGATATGAACAGACACAAAATTTCCCCAGGTAAGCATACCTATAGTATATTGGTTGATGCACATGCGAGAGATGGAAAGGTCAGAGATGCTGAGTATCTGATAGAGTTGATGATTCGAAGAGGCCAAAATCCTGACGTAGTCACGTATAGTGCACTCATGGATGGATACTGCTTGCGGGGAGAATTGGATAAAGCGTCAGTGGTGCTCAGAACAATGAGAAATAAGGGGATTTCCCCCGATGCTCATACCTATTCCATATTCATCAATGGTTTTTGTAAGAAGACGAAAGTAGACACAGCGATCCATCTCTTAGAAGAAATGACCCTGAAAGGCTTAACACCTACAGTTGAAGCATACAATACTATTTTGGATGGGTTATTTCGTACGCTTAGGCTTGATGAAGCACATAAGTTTTATAAGAAGATgttaaacaaaggtgttaaacTGAATGTAGTGACATGCGGCATCTTGTTGCATGGACTTTGCTGGAATGGACTTGTTGGTGAAGCAATGTCCATGTTTCACAAGATGGAGTCATGTGGCTTTGTTCCTAACATACAAATTTGTAATATTCTGATTCATGGATTGTTCAAGGACGGCAAAGTTGATGAAGCAAGaaacctttttcaaaatattcttttaaagGGTCTACGACCTAGTGTCATAACCTACAACAGTATGATACAAGGATTTTGTCAAGAAGGGTTGCTGGATGAAGcatataaaatacttttggaAATGGAAGAGCACAATTGCTTGCCTACTGAAGCTACCTACAACATTCTTATCCGCGGCTGCTTTAAGAATAAGATGTATGATGGAGGTTGTCTGTTTATAGATGACATGGTTGCTCATGGTTTCAAAGCAGATGCCTCTACCGCCTCCATTGTATTCGATTTGCTGCAATTGAAAGAGCAGGACCCTGCGCTCCTTGCTTTGCAGAAGAAGTTCATGCCTTGA
- the LOC108200547 gene encoding cytochrome b-c1 complex subunit 6-1, mitochondrial-like, with protein MADEEPVDQKRLLEDLCKPKCVKPLFEYQACVKRIQGDETGHKHCTGQYFDYWQCVDKCVAVKLFDKLK; from the exons GGCTGACGAGGAACCTGTTGATCAGAAACGCTTGTTGGAAGATTTATGCAAGCCAAAGTGTGTCAAACCTTTGTTTGAGTATCAG GCATGTGTTAAAAGGATCCAAGGGGATGAAACTGGTCACAAGCATTGCACGGGACAATATTTTGATTACTGGCAGTGCGTCGAtaaatgt GTTGCAGTCAAGCTATTTGATAAACTCAAGTGA